One part of the Mycobacterium marinum genome encodes these proteins:
- a CDS encoding acetyl-CoA acetyltransferase yields the protein MDGTTGVWILGGYQSDFARNLTKENRDFADLTAEVVPGTLAAAHIDAADIGVVHVANAFGEMFAGQGHLGAMPATVSDGLWDTPASRHEAACASGSVATLAAIADLRSGFYNSALVVGLELEKTVPGDTAAQYLGAAGWTGHEGAEARYLWPSVFTQVADEYDRRYGLDDTHLRSIAQLNYANARRNPNAQTRGWTIPDPITDDDATNPITEGRLRRLDCSQMTDGGAGLVLVNDAYLRDHPGARPIGRIDGWGHCTVGLGLQQKLDRPAQGESGQYVLPHVRKAALDALRRAHVSLDDLNGFEVHDCFTPSEYLAIDHIGLTGPGESWKAIENGEIEIGGRLPINPSGGLIGGGHPVGASGVRMLLDAAKQVSGAAGDYQVENATKFGTLNFGGSTATTVSFVVSTTKDA from the coding sequence ATGGACGGCACAACGGGTGTGTGGATTCTGGGCGGCTATCAAAGCGACTTCGCCCGCAACCTCACCAAGGAAAACCGCGACTTTGCGGACCTAACCGCTGAGGTGGTCCCGGGCACGCTGGCCGCGGCCCATATTGATGCCGCCGACATCGGGGTCGTACATGTCGCCAATGCCTTCGGCGAGATGTTTGCTGGGCAGGGCCATCTGGGTGCGATGCCCGCGACGGTGTCCGATGGCCTCTGGGATACCCCGGCCTCCCGTCATGAAGCGGCGTGCGCGTCGGGCAGCGTGGCAACGTTGGCCGCGATCGCCGATCTGCGATCGGGTTTCTACAACAGCGCGCTCGTCGTCGGGCTCGAGCTGGAGAAGACGGTGCCCGGCGACACCGCGGCACAGTATCTGGGCGCGGCGGGCTGGACCGGACACGAGGGTGCCGAAGCGCGTTACCTGTGGCCGTCGGTGTTCACGCAGGTTGCCGACGAATATGACCGACGCTACGGCCTGGACGACACGCACCTGCGCAGCATCGCCCAACTCAACTACGCCAACGCGCGCCGCAACCCCAACGCCCAAACTCGGGGATGGACGATCCCGGATCCAATCACCGACGACGATGCCACCAATCCCATCACCGAAGGCCGGCTGCGGCGGTTGGATTGCAGTCAAATGACCGACGGTGGCGCGGGATTGGTCCTGGTCAACGATGCCTATCTGCGCGACCATCCGGGTGCGCGCCCGATCGGCCGCATCGACGGCTGGGGGCATTGCACCGTGGGGCTGGGTCTGCAACAGAAACTCGACCGCCCGGCCCAAGGTGAGTCGGGTCAATACGTGCTGCCGCATGTGCGGAAAGCGGCGCTCGACGCCTTGCGCCGCGCACACGTGAGCCTCGATGACCTCAACGGGTTCGAGGTCCATGACTGCTTTACCCCCAGCGAGTACCTGGCCATCGACCACATCGGGCTGACCGGCCCGGGGGAATCGTGGAAGGCCATCGAAAACGGTGAGATCGAGATCGGCGGACGTCTGCCCATCAACCCGAGCGGAGGACTGATCGGTGGCGGCCACCCGGTCGGAGCTTCCGGCGTACGAATGCTGCTCGATGCGGCCAAGCAGGTCAGCGGCGCGGCCGGCGACTATCAGGTTGAGAACGCGACCAAGTTCGGCACGCTGAACTTCGGCGGCAGCACCGCCACCACCGTCAGTTTCGTTGTCAGCACAACCAAGGACGCATGA
- a CDS encoding carotenoid oxygenase family protein, whose translation MDVEIVGKYLSTLPEDDDHPYRTGPWRPQTTEWNADDLTVVEGEIPHDLDGIYLRNTENPLHPAFKTYHPFDGDGMLHVVGFRDGKAFYRNRFIQTDGFQAENEAGEPLWPGLAEPIQLAKRDQGWGARTLMKDASSTDVIVHRGIALTSFYQCGDLYRVDPSSATTLGKETWSGHFPFDWGVSAHPKVDGKTGELLFFNYSKQEPYMRYGVVDQDNELAHYVDIPLPGPRLPHDMAFTENYAILNDFPLFWDPQLLEHNLHLPRFYPDMPSRFAVIPRRGSTADIRWFEADPTFVLHFTNAYEEGDEIVLDGFFEGAPHPLETSASSTKWEKLFRFLALDRLQTRLHRWRLNLVTGAVKEERLSESITEFGTINSDYAARQYRYAYAATGKPGWFLFDGLVKHDLLTGNQESISFGEGVYGSETQMAPRVGSSAEDDGYLVTLTTDMNDDASYCLVFDAARIADGPVCKLELPERISSGTHSTWVPGNELRRWHHADSAPSAIGL comes from the coding sequence ATGGATGTCGAGATCGTCGGTAAGTATCTGTCCACTCTTCCCGAAGACGACGACCACCCATATCGCACCGGGCCGTGGCGGCCGCAAACCACCGAATGGAACGCTGACGACCTGACCGTGGTCGAGGGCGAGATCCCCCATGACCTCGACGGCATCTACCTGCGCAACACCGAGAATCCACTGCATCCGGCATTCAAGACCTATCACCCGTTTGACGGAGACGGCATGCTGCACGTGGTCGGCTTTCGTGACGGAAAGGCCTTCTACCGCAACCGTTTTATCCAGACGGATGGTTTCCAGGCGGAAAACGAGGCGGGCGAACCGCTGTGGCCCGGACTGGCCGAGCCAATACAACTGGCCAAGCGTGACCAGGGCTGGGGTGCTCGCACGCTGATGAAGGACGCGTCCAGTACCGACGTCATCGTGCACCGGGGCATCGCACTAACCAGCTTCTACCAGTGCGGGGACCTCTACCGGGTGGATCCGTCGTCGGCCACCACGCTGGGCAAAGAGACCTGGAGCGGACACTTCCCGTTCGACTGGGGCGTATCCGCGCATCCCAAGGTCGACGGCAAGACCGGCGAGCTGCTCTTCTTCAACTACAGCAAGCAAGAACCGTATATGCGCTACGGCGTTGTCGACCAGGACAACGAACTGGCGCACTACGTCGACATCCCGCTGCCCGGGCCCAGGCTGCCGCATGACATGGCCTTCACCGAGAACTACGCCATCCTCAACGACTTCCCCCTTTTCTGGGATCCGCAGCTGCTCGAACACAACCTTCATCTGCCGCGCTTCTACCCGGACATGCCGTCGCGCTTCGCGGTGATTCCCCGCCGGGGCAGCACTGCCGACATCCGGTGGTTCGAGGCGGATCCGACCTTCGTCCTGCATTTCACCAACGCTTACGAGGAAGGCGACGAGATCGTGCTCGACGGCTTCTTCGAGGGCGCGCCCCACCCCCTCGAAACCAGCGCCAGCAGCACCAAGTGGGAAAAGCTGTTCCGCTTCCTGGCGCTGGATCGCCTGCAGACCCGATTGCACCGATGGCGGCTCAACCTGGTCACCGGCGCGGTCAAGGAAGAACGGCTGTCCGAGTCCATCACCGAGTTCGGGACCATCAATTCCGACTATGCCGCCCGCCAATATCGCTACGCCTACGCGGCGACCGGTAAACCGGGCTGGTTCCTGTTCGACGGTTTGGTCAAACATGATCTGTTGACCGGCAATCAGGAAAGCATTTCGTTTGGGGAAGGTGTCTATGGCAGTGAGACCCAGATGGCTCCACGGGTGGGCAGTTCGGCCGAAGATGACGGCTACCTGGTAACCCTGACCACCGACATGAACGACGACGCCTCGTATTGCCTGGTCTTCGACGCCGCCCGAATCGCCGACGGCCCGGTGTGCAAACTGGAACTGCCGGAACGCATTTCCAGCGGAACCCATTCAACATGGGTGCCGGGTAATGAATTGCGCCGCTGGCACCATGCCGACTCGGCGCCCAGCGCTATCGGGCTCTAA